Genomic segment of bacterium:
TCAGCCACAACATGATGTCAAGGGAGTGGGTACCCAGATCGCCAAAGGCCCCCACGCCGGAGATGGACGGGTCGGCCATCCAGCGCCAGTCATCGGCCGGATCTTGAGGCTTGGCGGCAAACCAGTCGCCCAGAGCCCCCGAATGGCAGTTGGAGCCGCGAATGCGGGTAATCTTGCCGAACGTCCCCTTTTCCACCTGTTCCTTAAGGAAGAGGTTGGTCGCAAACCCACGCATGAAATAGCCGGTAGAAAAGATCACCCGGGCTTTTTCAATGGCCTTGGCCATCGCGAAGCTGTCCTTGGCACCCATGCCCAGCGGCTTCTCCACAAACAGGTGCTTCCTGGATTTTGCGCCCACGGCGACCAGTTCCTGATGGCGGTTCGTCTCGGAGCAAATGACCACCGCCTCAATATCCTTGTCTTTCCATATGTCAGCCGACTCGCTGACGACAGTCGCGCCCAGATCGGCCGCCCGCTTCTGCGAACGGGCCGGGTTGGAATCCCAGACCTTGGTCACCTTCAGGTTGGAGCGGTTAAGAATCGCTTTCACAAAGCCCGGGGTATGAATGTGAGCACAGCCGACAAGTCCGATGTTTTTCATGGCGAGAAAGTGTCAAAACAGCACCAAAAACACAAACACAATGATGGTCTATGAAAAACCGCTGCCGAGAAGAAAGGCTTCAGCCTGGTGAAAGTTTAGCAGAATGGCGAGGGTTGACTCACTCCACCCAGAGCGGTAATATTCCCTGCATTATAAGCGGTTCGGCATAAACAGGAGAAAATCATGCTGGCAATTGAAGATGAAATTGCAAATCAAATCCAAGTCCTTTCAGACATTCAAAAGATGTCCCTTGTTGACCGGATTCTGATTCAGCTTGATCGGCCAGATCCTTCCATCGACTCAGCTTGGGCGCAAGAAGCACGTCAAAGGTGGAACGCCTATAAATCCGGGCAGGCGGAGACGGTCTCATACAACG
This window contains:
- a CDS encoding Gfo/Idh/MocA family oxidoreductase, which encodes MKNIGLVGCAHIHTPGFVKAILNRSNLKVTKVWDSNPARSQKRAADLGATVVSESADIWKDKDIEAVVICSETNRHQELVAVGAKSRKHLFVEKPLGMGAKDSFAMAKAIEKARVIFSTGYFMRGFATNLFLKEQVEKGTFGKITRIRGSNCHSGALGDWFAAKPQDPADDWRWMADPSISGVGAFGDLGTHSLDIMLWLMGDVESVTACVDTGIQRYQNQSGFCDETGEGLLKFKNGAIGTLAAAWDDVANPVSLMISGTEAHAAVIGGKLYFKCDKLGIKDDQPHELLPAVVPSGFESWLNAISGDASARVVPVREAAYRPAVMEALYKGAVTGKWVAPKCMK
- a CDS encoding addiction module protein, with the protein product MLAIEDEIANQIQVLSDIQKMSLVDRILIQLDRPDPSIDSAWAQEARQRWNAYKSGQAETVSYNEVMAKYQRQ